Sequence from the Eleginops maclovinus isolate JMC-PN-2008 ecotype Puerto Natales chromosome 14, JC_Emac_rtc_rv5, whole genome shotgun sequence genome:
tcaaaatctcacgatacatggccccattcattctttcctttacacggatcagtcgtcctggtccctttgcagaaaaacagccccaaagcatgatgtttccacccccatgcttcacagtaggtatggtgttctttggatgcaactctgcattctttctcctccaaacacgacgagttgagtttttaccaaaaagttctattttggtttcatctgaccatatgacattctcccaatcctcttctggatcatccaaatgccctctatcaaacttcagacgggcctggacatgtactggcttaagcagggggacacgtctggaactgcaggatttaagtccctggcggcgtagtgtgttactgatggtagcctctgttactttggtcccagctctctgcaggtcattcactaggtccccccgtgtggttctgggatttttgctcaccgttcttgtgatcattttgaccccacggggtgagatcttgcgtggagccccagattgagggagattagcagtggtcttgtatgtcttccattttctaataattgctcccacagttgatttcttcacaccaagctgcttacctattgcagattcagttttcccagcctggtgcaggtctacaattttgtctctggtctcctttgacagctctttggtcttggccatagtggagtttggagtatgactgtttgaggttgtggacaggtgtcttttatactgataacgagttcaaaaaggtgccattaatacaggtaacgggtggaggacagaggagcctcttaaagaagaagttacaggtctgtgagagccagaaatcttgcttgtttgtaggtgaccaaatacttattttaccgaagaatttaccaattaattcattaaaaatcctacaatgtgattttctggatttttttttctcatcctgtctctcatagttgaagtgtacctatgataaaaattacaggcctctctcatctttttaaatgggcaaacttgcacaattggtggctgactaaatacttttttgccccactgtatatatagatatatatgtatgtatgtgtgtactataaaaacatgtgagtagacattcacacagctcaggagttcagcagtcttatagcctgtggtataaaactgtctctgagtctggtggtcttggtccggatgctgcggtaccgtctgccagacggcagcagacagaacagattgttgctggggtgatgggggtcctttaatatcctaccggccttcttcctacaccgctgggtgtagaggtcctccatggatggcagctccgtcctggtgatgtgctgagcagttttcaccaccctctgtagagtcttacggttgagggcggtgcaactgccataccaggcggtgatgcagccggtcaggatactctcgatggtgcacctgtagaagttgcagagtatcctggagtccatgttgaacttccgcagcctgcggaggaagaagagccgctgtcgagccgtcttggatatgaccctggtgtgatgtgtccatgtcaggtcctcactgatgttaaccccgaggaacctgaagctgctgactctctccacaggagtcccgtcgatggtgatgggtgtgtgtgcctctctctgcctcttcctgtagtccacaatcagctcctttgttttgctgacgttgagatggaggttgttgtcctggcaccaagatgtcagggctctgacctcctctctgtacgccgtctcgtcgccgtctgtgatcaggccgatgacggtcgtgtcgtcagcaaacttgatgatggtgttggagctgtgtgtggccacgcagtcgtgcgtgaacagggagtagaggagagggctgagcacacaaccctgaggggctccggtgttgagggtcaaggtggaggatgtgatgttccccatccgcactgcctgggatctgcccgtcaaaaagctcatgatccagtcacagagggcgctgttgagcccgaggtccctgagcttaatgatgagcttggagggcacaatggtgttgaatgctgaactgtagtcaatgaacagcattctcacataagtgttcctccggtccaggtgggagagggcagtgtggagggtgagggagatggcatcatccgtggacctgtttgctctgtaggcaaactgcagggggtccagtgagtcagggagggaggaggtgataaaagtttgactaaccgctcaaagcacttcatgatgatggaggtgagtgcaactgggcggtagttattgaggcagatgggttttgtctttttggggacagggacaatgatggactctttaaaacatgtggggactattctttattctttattctttattctttattctttattaggatccccattagcactagcataagcgttggctattcttcctggggtcctcacacacacacacacagaacaaacattaaacaaaactaaaagcaaaatagaacaactcatttcctcatatgaacaatggtatatgaagtgaaacaaaaatggtcatcacattttagccatcatcacaaggccaaaccacaggcacagttacatGTTACTGtgtaatgctcatataatgttttagcaaccttttaaaatgtacttgagaattttcctgaattatgtggactggtaacgagttccagctgaccatggctctgtacatgactgttttctgtctgatatttgatttagatgtgggtAATACGAAtcttctttctattgcatgtcttgtttgatagttatgttgagtgtactgcgatataaacctttgtgataatatatgtggtaagtgtgtcactgtaatattcctaacaaaatttaacaaagtataagtggacctctgtctgacactcaaccatttaagggtctccaacatttcagtcactctggttctgtaggagcactgcagtgcacatcgtgctgccttattttgagctacttgtagtttgtctagatctttttctgcagcactagaccaaataacaaaacagtaatcaagctgtgacagaaccaaagcatctagaacttgtctactgacatcttttggcaaatattttgcaattcttttaacaagtgacacaccccttcccattttacatacaacattatcaatttgtttagaCCAAGATCATTTTTGATCCAGAGTTATACCTAACAATTTTGTTTCCTTGacctgttcaatttcaatatggtttaaatgtaatagcaatttaggttcaccttttaactgatgatttgatcctattattaaagatttagtttttccagcattaagtactaacttattatttatgacccactctgagatctgttctagatccttgttcatacagtgactcagctcacttgtagatgaagctgctccatatattgtcgagtcatctgcatacattacaattttggaTTCTTGTAGCACTAATGGTAGATCATTTGtaaacatagaaaataaaagtggccccAAACAACTaccctgaggaactccacaagtgactgacttaatctttgacaaacttccattaaaaaaaacagtttgacatcgaTTGGTCAAGTAACTTTCTACCCACCTCAGCgcattcagattaaaaccatattgttttagcttgtgcaacaacaatggatgatcaatgacatcaaaggcAGAACTAAAATCAAGTAGTACTGCACCCACTAACTTCCTATCATCTACTTCCACCTTCCAGTCATCGGtcatttgtgttaaagcagtACATGTTGAATGGCCCGGCCGGTAAGCATGTTGATAATCACTGTTAAGATTGTtaccttcaaagtatttttgtatttggttaaaaattatTCTCTCCATTATCTTTCCTAGTGCTGGTAACAAACTTATTGGGCGGctatttgtaccagaaaatggtccagctggattttttgcaagtggaataatttttgctattttccatgCCTGTGGGCAAATGCCTTGTTCAATACTCAAATTGATGATATAGCAGATAGGCTCTGCAACCAAATTAGCAACATATCTAAGAAATTTACCATCTAAATTATCCACACCTGGcggtttatcattacatttacctagttgacattcaacatctgcaattgtcactttctctattttaaatttacaattcttattttccataattaaatcatttattagagAAGTGGAGTTCCTATTTATaggttgcttcatatttctcctgagatcattcactttatcaagaaaataatcattcaaataattagcAATTTGTACTGGTTTAGTCAAGAATTTCCCTTCTACCTCAAGATATGTTGAGGTGGATTTTGGCTTACGGCCCATCATGCCATTTACTAAACTCCACAGCTGTTTCTTATCATccttaatgtctttaattttaCTTCcgtaatacaattgttttttctttttatttaatgctgttACATAATTTCTTAACCTTCTATAAATTTGCCCATCTGACTCATAACTTGATAAGAAAGCTACAATTTTGGcatcatctctttgtttcattagatctcttaattcatcatctaaCCAGGGTGCTCTAAAGTTCCTTACTGTCAGTTTTCTAAGTGGTGCATGTTTGTCAATCACTTGcatgaataacaaattaaatactgcaaGAGCATCCTCTGGATTTAgtgtttcaaaaatattttcccaacatatcttttgaacatcctttataaatgactcttcacaaaaacatttcattgatcTCCTCACAATTACTTTCGGTCCTGCTTTTGGCCCCTTTGTCTTTCTCACgataattattaaattatgatcAGTACACCCTACTGGAATTGATATTGCCTGTGAACATAAATGgctaacatttgtaaatatatgatcAATACAAGTTGCACTTGTTGCTCCACCTTTCTTTATGCATATCCTAGTAGGTTTAGTCACCATTTGTACCAAGTTACATGTATTAGCTGTTGTctgcaacttgttttttaaggcaCAGTGGGACATATTCCAGTCAATGTTTAAATCACcgataaaataaatctctctatcaagatcacaaactttatctaacatttgacatactttttctaaataatttaggTTTGAATTAGGAGGTCTGTAACAACATCCCACCAACAAAGGTTTCAAATGAGGTAAATGAATTATAAGGAGAATAATAAAGACTGTGTGAAGTTCTGTGGTGCCTTTGAGTTGGCCCTTCGTGGCCATGACGAGAGCGAAAACTCGGAGAACCCAGGGATTTTTCGTGGCTTGGTGGACGTCGTTGCATCACTGGACGGTGTACTGAAAGAGCATCTGGAGAGCGCAACTGTCTTTAAGGGAACATCCAAAACAGTCCAGAATGAACTTCTTGACTGTATGCTGTCTGTTGTGAGGGAAAAGATCATCAGTGAAGTTCAAAGCAGCGATTTTCTATCGATCCAAGCAGATGAAACCACGGACATTAGCACACAAGCCCAACTTGTGCTTGTGCTTCGCTACATCAACGATAAGAATCTGGTGGAAAGATTCTTTGAGTTCATCCCTCTGCAGTCGGCTACAGCAGAGACCATTGCCGATGCTTTAAAAGAACGCCTTGCTGCCATCCTCCCAGGTGAGCAGAAAAGTAAACTCATCTGCCAGGCATATGACGGTGCTAGTGTAATGAGGGGTGCCACTTCAGGAGTTCAGAAGAGAATCCGGGATGACTACCCAACAGCCCACTATATCCACTGCTATGCCCATCAGCTCAATCTTATCATGCAACAGGCTACCTCCCACGTAGTCAAagtcaaacactttttttccgaCCTGGGTGGATTTTCTGCGTTTTTTTCAAGATCCCCCAAGCGGACCAGTGTGCTTGATGAGGTAGTGGCCCATAGACTACCACAGCCAGCACTGTGAGATGGAACTTTCACAGCCGTGCCGTCAATACTGTGTTTGAGCAAAGAGAACACCTCGTTGAATGCTTTGAAAGAATTCGAGCATCAGGTGGCTTTGATGACAAGACCAGCCAAGAAGCAGGAGGCTACATCAGGCTACTGGAGGATCCTCAGTTCAACTTCTTCCTGCaactgtttcataaaataatgccaCACGTGGACGTCCTCTATGCCAAGCTCCAGAAGAGAGACATAGATTCAGTCCATATAGAAAGATGCATCCAGCAGTTCCAAGAGGACATACAAAAAATCAGGTAATCTCATTGTTATTCTGTAAGCGTAGTCAGTGCATTCTTTCACTTGTACCATAGTTATAAGATAAAcatgatttgtaaattattgttatttttatttacagagatTCTCTCCATGCAATGGTGGTGGAGCAAAGCAGTGGCTTTCAGCAGCCGAGGAAGCGCCGGGCTGTGTCGGAAGATGAGCTTAGAAGGATTGCTGCTGAGGTGAGTGTCAAAATCAGCAGATGCCTGTGTTACAGTTAAATCCATGCAAATaggtttgatatacagtatatttgagtTAATAACATGGCTGGAGTTCAATATTTAGAGACTGAAATACTGAGTTCTTTGGTGGTAGGGGGTGTGCTTGACCATAGGGGTATGGCcatacaaatgttaatgtcatgGCTTCAGACATAGGCCAACCATCAGGGTCTGATTGCTCTGGCACCtagacacacaaaagcaaagaacCAAGTCTGATaggtttaaacataaacaaaaggctAAGCTTGATTGCTCTGACCTGGTGCTATGCAAACTAAGAGTGTGGGTCTATTTGAGATGTAGTTTGGTGTGTAAGATTATggtctgatttaaataaatcatctaaACTTAACCCAGACTAAGACTTGGCTTTAAGTGATCTGATATAGATATTTCCCACAACttatctgtctctcctctctctctctatatatttatCTGTAGGTATGTGACACCATACTTGGACACACCAAGGAACGCTTTGCCTTCAAAGACCACCTCATCAGTGCCACCTTACTGCAGGGCAACCAGTTTGAATGCTACCTCAAGGTATTCCCTGAAGTTGCTTTGGCCACCACATTGAAGGCCTATCCAATTCTGGATGGAGGCAAGCTGAAGACAGAGCTTGGCCTCATCTATGGCACAGACGAATTCAGATCCTGCCGTAGTGCTGTGGATCTTTTCCAGTTGTTCATGGAAAACAATCTATCTGAGGTATTTTCAGAGACAGTTACACTGCTGAAAATCATGATCACAACTCCCATGAccactgctgaggctgagaggtgtttttcaactctgaaaaggattaaaaccttCCTCAGGAACACCATGAGTCAGGAGAGACTGAATGCCTTAGCCATGCTCTCAATGGAAAAAAGGCTGGTCACAGACATGATTGACTTTAACCAGAGAGTTATTGAGGAATTTGCCAgcttgaaagagaggagggctaCATTTCTTTACAAGTAGTGGGGCCTACTCTGGcacataaatgtcaaatgtgatgaataTGTGTCTGAATACTAATCTAAACCTAGTTCCAATGTTTGTAATGagcagtgtgtttctgtttaataaatctttgtttttcaatatattctactgaatctcttttgtgggttattttctcattgcggagtgctatttaaaccgtgccgcccaactgcgcccccccaaaaaaaatattcaccagccgccactgctctACATATGTCATGCAGTTCACACGCACGCTCAGCGTTAACCTTCTAGATTTCCTGTGTTTGGTCAGGAAGTGGCCGGCTACGGTGTAAAGCTCGATAGAGGAAGAGAGACGACAATACCAAGATGGAAATCTCCTCGCTCTGCGTAATGATCTGTAAGTacgtttatatttttaatatagaGTTTATTTAGTCATGTGCCGACCAACTTTCCTTCACTTaaccttttttcatttctaaatataAGAAGTTAAAACCCTGGTTTGTAAATAAGAGCATTAGAGTCAGGCATACAGCAGATAAAAATGATGTGAGGAATAAAGAGAATAAAGTCCTGTCTTAGAtagatagagtcggaggatgaaaccctctttattagtcacatacatgcacacagcagagcacacacagtgaaattggtcctctgcatttaacccatcctagtaccaggagcagtgggcagctgttgtgcagcgcccggggactTTGTATATATACTAACACTAGTAGTTTGATTTATTGTCAGCATTTCCAATTCATTCCAAACATGTTGTTGTAACTTGTTAACAGTGTGATTTCAATCTCaaaatctgaaatgaaaacacgtctaaagtgtgtttgtgtgaagtaCGTATCCACATCAATGcctgcacataaacacagctCATAGGATTACAACAATAAAGACTACTGCATAATATCTCTGGTTTTAGAttttataggtatgtgtttggGTAAAACAGGGCTTCTGGCCCTGAAATGAGTGGTTTATgtcctttcattttcattttacagttaACAAAATAATCTTTCAAATGCAGTAAATCCTTAAACCCACATTCCCTCTGAATTCCATCAGGTGAGAAAGAGAAGtctataaaaaaatgattttccaTCTCTCTGTGAAATCTGTAATCTCTTTCAAAGTCAAAAGACGTGAAAAGCTGAATCAAACATGTCTTATACCTGCACTCCCTctaatatccagcagggggcaaagagaagtcagattgtatagaagtctatgagaaaatcaAACTTCTTCCACTTGATTTACTGCTTTCAGtcaacattttcctgatgagtttTTGGTCTCAAGCTCTAGTTTTCGATACGGGATGATTTGGATTTGATCTTTAGTGGCAGCAAAGATTTGCCTTTAAAGCTCAAATCATCACACTTGGTTACTTAAAAAGCAACTCCAGGGTTTTTTCTATTTGCTTATCTCAAACATTTCAGCTGATTATTATTTCCTCTTCGACCTCCACAGCTGCGACGCTGGTCATCAGGCCCGACAGATCCCAGTTCTTCAAGTATGAAACCGTCAATCTAATTTGTGAATCAAACTCCACCCACTGGAGCATCTGGAGAAGCACTTCCTTGAAAAGTCCTGACGTTTGCACGCCTGGGTGGGGTATCCCTGGTAACTCCTCCTGCGTGATTGACACAGCCTTCCCGTCGGACACTGGGGTTTACTGGTGCCAGTCTCTGCAGGGGGCCTGCAGCAACACCATCAACATCTCAGTGAATGGTAATACCATACAAACCTGAATGTGTGCAATCAAACGGCCACTGGTGAGAGGAAGTATTCCACACCAATACATTCAAACAATGACCAAAAGAAGCTTTTGCACAAAAGTAAGAACGTTTCATTGATTTCAGACCGTGAACAATGCAAGGAAACCATGTTCGATTTTcaataacacaacacaaatgttGCCTCAGGAGGTCAGATTATATAGAAGTCCATGACAAAATTAGTCTACTTCTCACctgaatattgcagaaaatggCCTCCATATCTGATATATTATACATGACATTATTAGATTGTCAATATTGATAAGTTGAGAAGTAAATACAGCTCTAAAAGAATTGTGATACGGAAGTACTTGAACTGCGATTCACAAACAAAACTGTACTTCAAAAAGTTAATGTACTTTACTTTTCAATACAGAATACAAAAGCATGGAGatgtatgtttctgtgtttcagatggAGGTGTGATCTTGGGGAGCCCGACATTTCCTGTGACGGTGGGAGATGAAGTGGTGCTTCACTGTTCCTACAAGGCTAAAAATGGAGTCAAGGCCACATCAGATTTCTCTGCTGCGTTCTACAAAAACAACACCTTTATCGGCAACCAACCCGGCGGGAAGCTGACCCTCCAGAATGTGTCCAAATCCGATGAAGGTTTCTACAGGTGTGAACATCCCAAGGGAGGAAAATCACTGCCGAGCCGGCTCGCTGTGAAAGGTGATGGAGCTTTTTCTCTGGAAACGTGCGCTAATTGATTGATTTCACAGGTGAAAAAGTCACTCTGTGCCTTAAACCTTTAACCTgcattctctcttttctccagGAGAGGGCCACATGGCATAGAAGTCTTCTTCAACACAGCATGATGTTTGCTTTGTAAATGATGGTCAATTTAGAGTGAAATACACCATTTAGGGCGGGGCTacctgtgattgacaggttatTGTCTGTGTTTCCCATTTTAACTTCCAAGTTTAGTAACGTACAGATGTCTTAGCTCCCCTCTGTCACGTTTGGTTTTAAAGAACAAGTTGTTTAGGGCTTGAATGCCATC
This genomic interval carries:
- the LOC134876214 gene encoding high affinity immunoglobulin gamma Fc receptor I-like; this translates as MEISSLCVMISATLVIRPDRSQFFKYETVNLICESNSTHWSIWRSTSLKSPDVCTPGWGIPGNSSCVIDTAFPSDTGVYWCQSLQGACSNTINISVNDGGVILGSPTFPVTVGDEVVLHCSYKAKNGVKATSDFSAAFYKNNTFIGNQPGGKLTLQNVSKSDEGFYRCEHPKGGKSLPSRLAVKDRPTDVSTPPPPPVPLARLLCSILLFITFTVIFIVCIYIFQRWARARAHA
- the LOC134876213 gene encoding uncharacterized protein LOC134876213 — translated: MPHVDVLYAKLQKRDIDSVHIERCIQQFQEDIQKIRDSLHAMVVEQSSGFQQPRKRRAVSEDELRRIAAEVCDTILGHTKERFAFKDHLISATLLQGNQFECYLKVFPEVALATTLKAYPILDGGKLKTELGLIYGTDEFRSCRSAVDLFQLFMENNLSEVFSETVTLLKIMITTPMTTAEAERCFSTLKRIKTFLRNTMSQERLNALAMLSMEKRLVTDMIDFNQRVIEEFASLKERRATFLYK